CCATATTTTGAGCACACTCATTGTGAACATCACTCTCAGTTTCTGAGTTTAATAAACATAAAGCCTCTCAGGTTTATTGGTGCAGTGCCGGGGAATCTGGCCGACATTGAAACACCCTTCAAACACAGCTGAAGCCAAATCTTCTCTTTGATGAATTGTTCTCTCATCAGGTGGTTTATTACTGAAGTGTTTACTGAagtatcattatcattattactattattattattgttgttattgttgttgttgttgttgtagtgaAATTTCCCCCACCCTGAACCACTAGATATTTGACTTTATTATAATgcttgtattttgttttattatattagtTATTCCTCTTCgtgtttggttttaaatgatgttatcCTGGTTCTCTAACCAGCAGATTTGAGTCTTTCTAATTTAAACACACCAAATAAAAGATTCATAAATAGATGAAAACATACCCTGGAACCACAAGTGGATAATTGTTCATAATCATATGAAttataatgtaaatgtgaacTATATAAGGTATGTGACATTTCCTTCTGAGGCTGTTAAATGAGAATTAAAGAGGCAGGATGTAGTTACACCTGAACCTCCACTGAGAGGCGCCTCAGGTACATCTTCGTTAgttttcaacaaaaataaaggaTAATAAAATGAGATATTACTGATTATAATCccttaaaaataaaccattatTTTCCCCCTCAACTTTAATTGAGTGAAGCATTGATAGGttgaaacaaagaagaaaaaacactgtaACTATAATTCTCAAAGATTGTCATTTAttgaagttaaaacaaacacataaataaacgtACACAGTAAATATATGCACACATGAACAGTAGAAATATGTATAGATATATAGAATATCCATCAAAAGGTCTAAATGTATTATACTTTAATTATTATGGTCCTTCATTTCGAGGAATTACGTAATGACAGGACTCcgctctctgattggcttaGCAACCTGTCACTCTGCTTAGCGGCATCCAATCAGAGCGTGCGTGTTTCAGGCACTCACAAACTGGTAGACGCCATGTGGTGGAAacattttttggaaaatgtgaaaaatgtcagcaaaaatgtaaaaatagagagaaaagttaattttaaaaataaatattaaaatccgacaaagaaatataaaaaaaatacaattacaatatgaattaaaaatataaaatggaaaaataaaagcaaatataaaacatatatattgtgACTATTATTTAAGACCAAAAGACCATTCCAAAATATGTTCTATTTTGGGGTAGATATTTCTGGTCCATACTCCAATACAGTAGGAGGCGGTAATGCGCCTTTGACTCTGGATGCGATCCGCCATAACACCGAAAAAAGAAGAGGATGTGTCTCCGGGGTCCAGCAGCAGAGCTCCGGGAGTAAACAGTCCGGTAGTAAACACTAGATCACCGTGGCTCTTTTCGGGGAAACAGACCGCAGCTGGGAGCCATGAGCCGCCCGTCCTCAGAGGGGGGAGGCGGTAAACCGGGCGCAGTGAAGCACGGAGGATCTGGAGGCGCTGCTGCGGCTTCTGCCGCTGCAGCGGTAGCCGCCGCCGCTGCAGCGGCTGCCGGCGTGAGCTCCTTGCCCGGGCCGGGGTCTGCCGCCCCTTCCCTCACCTTGGGGGGCCTCCAGTCCCCGGAGCTCACCGCGCTGTTCGAGTGCCCGGTGTGCTTCGACTACGTGCTGCCGCCCATCCTGCAGTGCCAGGCGGGTCACCTGGTGTGTAACGCGTGCCGCCAGAAGCTGAGCTGCTGCCCGACCTGCCGCGGCCCGCTCAGCCCCAGCATCCGGAACCTGGCCATGGAGAAGGTGGCGTCCACTCTGCCTTTCCCCTGCAAGGTGAGCGAAAACGGGGGGAAACACAAGCGCTGgaggcacacactcacacactctcaacTTCCTCATTCTGCGACACAGGTTCGTGTGTGTGCGTACTGTGACGTCAGGGGACTCCATACAGAACCAAAACAAACCTTCAGTTGCAGTCTGTctaaagtattattttatttttttaacggGTAGTTTTAGTATAAGTGTTTCTTAGCATAGTTATCAGTTTTATTAttctaaattattatttattattcatttatttattatgacttattttattttgatttgtggaCATGTTTTAAACCACTGCTGGATTTTTCTCAGCAAGTGAATGCTGGTATTtgtaatatgtgtttatttacatgGAATTATTATTAGCTTATAATTATTTATCTGGAATGTTCACTATGCAATCAAATTAAAGATGTATACAGACTGTTCCTCTGAAAAGTTAGCCCGCCGTAAGGCTCGATTTCTCATAGagttaacagttttttttcttggacATGTTCCAGTATAGTTGACCATTACACCACTCCCACGGCTGGTACACAGACCTGCCCTCCAATGTCATCGTGGAGCTCATTAACACAGCACATTGATAAATGCATCCATAAGCAGTCATTTAAAGATCCTAACgatgcacagtgtgtgtgagagagccgGATCAGTCAGATAAACGGCTCTGATTGTGTTACACATTAAAGTTGAAGTGAGCGTCTGAGGCTGAAAGATGAGCAGCGAGAGGAACGAGAgcgagaacacacacagaaacatttaagGCTTGATTGGTTGATTTAAAGACTGCTCTGTGACACTGAGTTCCTGCACCAAGACTCCCACAAAAGCACCGCTTCAAACCAACAGgaagattgttttctggcatcactttaacattcaacgggggaaatctgcattttggtttgagggcgccGACAGTAAGAAGAGGCGAGACCGTAGCCTTTATACGCCAGGGACCAAACGAAtaagacctgtgtgtgtggaggaataTTAACACGAGATAAAGAGCTGATCAGTATTAGTAGTGATTATAGTGTTCAAAGTTTAATACCTCGTACTTCCCTGAAGGTTACTGAGGATGCTATAAGTTCTGCATCAATCATTTACTCACAAAATATCAATTCAATTACAGTTTCTCGAGGCCAGCGCGGCGGTGTTCAAATGTCTTATTCAGACTAAAcctaaagatattcagtttCCAAACATAGAAAATGGATCACATCAAcagttattgtgtgtgtgtgtgtgtgtgtgtgtgtgtgtgtgtgtgtgtgtgtgtgtgtgtgtgtggtcattctcatactgcctgttctgcagcacctctgttcaccctctgtctaaaaccagagcccagtctgctctgattggttagctgtccggctctgtggagattggtcaaccagctgagagatatcccgccccttagcctaccacgTACAATGTGTAGGAGTGCTAGCCAgtaggagcgtgagtgttccgtagtgatgtcatcatgatCAGGAggtaaacagaggagtccaatggaggcgtttctgTTTCAATGATTACAcattcatattatttaaaaatactctgcGTTTGTTCTGAACAGtgttataaagaaaatgaaggtCATGAGggaatatacacacacacacacacacacacacacacacacacacacacacacacacacacgtacatcaTGTGATGTAAACACCGCAGAGGAgaactactgtgtgtgtgtgtgggggggggtggtggaCAGAtgctgggaggaggaggagcgatACTCCCcctttattctctctctctgctttctttCTCCCCGCCCccactctctgtgtgtgtgtgtgtgtgtgtgtctccgtgTTGCTGAATGTTTTCTCCACTAGACGTTCACtgacagcagagtgtgtgtgtcgccGGTTGCTAGGTCGGACAGTCGGACTaacagctcagtgtgtgtgtgtgtgtgtgtgtgtgtgtgtgtgtgtgtgtgtgtgtgtgtgtctcggtGCCTGGTCTCgtgaccacagaagaagaaaacagttttttttccgttcttcttcttctgctgcagcaggagagagagagagagagagggagagcgggCTGCATTACTGCtggtacgtgtgtgtgtgtgtgtgtgtgtgtgtgtgtgtgtgctgattgattatgtatttgttgttgttgttattgatatttttaGTATCTTAAACACTTGATTTTAGAGCTTCCAGTAATAGATTCCTCGCGCGTCATTGAGATATGGAATGGTGTTTAATGTGCTCCTGCAGaaattgaaagtgtgttttgcttctctctggttttatttcacattgaaGTGAATACATCTGGACGTCTCAACACATCCTCTTAGAGTGTTCTCTGATGATGGATAGTCCAAACAGCTGCAGGAACACTGAAGGACTTTAGTTGTGTAAAGTCAACTGTATCCTATAACCAGGGTCAGCTGTTGTCACGGTTATTGATTCTTCTCCCAATCATTCCTCCGTTAATTGattagaaataatgaaaaatgtccaaaacataTTGCAGGTTTGGTCCTGTCCGTGATGTTCCCTCTTCTGTGATGTAAAACagagcagtttgttaaaaagACATGAATCCTGATTTGAGACCAGATATGGTGTTATATCTTTCATATTTCAGTATAAACGTTTCCTGGTTTTTAAAGCTATATTTCTGTTTATCTATGTCATCTATCATAGCGCTGGGCAATATGTATATGCTTACATCTGGATTAGGATTTCTATCACTAAAGCGTGTTTCCTgacaaatgtaatgtataataaaaagcctttttttgtttgataaatagttaataaatgaataatattttctaatgtattaaataaaggCATGCAAAATAagcatcttttaaataaataatatttattatattgttgatttatttttcattttttaattatatttcaataattatattctttcatattttgtattttttgccaatttaatttgtcttatttattcaactttacaccaaatcaaattccttgttcGTCAAATATTTACGTGGCGATAAACctgatatgtttttatattgccCAGCCTTAATTAATTAATAGCATAATTCAGAGTTAATTAAACATCATTTCTGCTTCAGATGGAACCAGAGCTAGGGTTTTGATTGACTATAATAAAAAGCCCGTATGGTTTTTCCTCCTGTCCTGGAGTGAGTCGGTGTGAACGGGATTTATCTCCACATGTGACTGGATGTGTTTTGCGGTCAGACAGCGGAGGTTTAATCTCTGATATCGGATCTCCACGTGTTCCTGCAGTCCGAACAGCTGCTGTTCATACggagagcagagagggacaaaaagacagagacaTCCTGGAAATCTGACCCTGGATCAGGGACACAAACATGTAGCTCCGAGCAGAGACGTCGCTATATTCGATAAAACCAGTGGAATTCAACAGCTTTCTGTACCAGTTTAATCCCATCAATCCACTACAGAacactcctcttcatcaccGTTAGCATAAATGACTCAAAGCTCGATTAAATCCAGATGTTTTTACAGCTTGAACACATCACGATTAACGTTAGAATTGACCTCTTGCcttatattatttttgactgaagGTGCACCATAAAGGAACTCGATGAAACCTGGCTAAACCGACTGACTAACAGTTAACTGCTATCTTCGCCTCGCCCTCCTGCAGATTTCCACACAGATGTACAGTGATGATGCAAAGTCTTCAGCATCCTGTAACTGCAGCAGAGTTTGGGCAGTGGAACCTTTATTATGTTCTACTCACGGAAAGagaaacaacacattaaaaaataaataaacttcatTTATCTAGTTTCCAAGCTAATGTGTTGCTAACGATGCCGTGTTGCAGGAAAGTTATGGGATTCGTTCCGGTAAACGGTGTGTTTACTGCGTCCAAACTATTTTCATCATTAACCAATTACAGTGACTATCCGGGTTTGGCTTCAACTTGGTAACCAGGTATCTGTAGTCTGATCACAGCTTAACAGGTGCTAACAGACGCTTGTGGACTCAGAGTTTGTAAGTAAtccaggcctgtgtgtgtgtgtgtgtgtgtgtgtatgtgtgtgtgtgtgtgcagtgtgtgtgatgctgtgcCCGGCCTCCTGCCTGCCTCTCCTCAGGGAGCTGGCTCAGTGGCGCTGTCTGCTCGGTTTTCACCGTCACCACGGCGTCGCTGCGGCAGCTAGCGCTGCGGGGCTAACGGCTAACACCGGACAGCagcaggggtcagaggtcaggggcGGCCGACTGGTCGGACGCAGCAAACCGCTGACGGGCAACCAGGTGAGTCCGGCAGGAAACCATGCACTGCTGCTTCAGAGGATCTGATTGGTGTTGCGCTAAAGAAAGAGTCCATCAGGCTCTCGGTGCGTTTCCATgtcggcgtgcgccctcaaaccaaaatgcagattttccccttaaaatgttaaagtgctgccagaaaacaatctctctgtgggtcagaaagggtttactgagtccagagatatgagatggtgtcagatgtctggcagacggcagagacagctttccTACTGTACGGTGCGACGGTTCAGCATCGatctgacacacactctgaaactcTCCTGATGAAAAATGAAGCACAATGGAGGAATCCTTTTACCTCTAatccatttacacacacacacacacacacacacacacacacacacacacacacacacacactaagccTGACTGGTATTGATCGCGGTGGGTTTCAGTTTGTAGGGTCGGGTGTTTTAAAGGTCTTTGttaaatgtgagtgtgtttctctcctTGCAGCAGCTGGATGTTTTTCAGGAAGCTGCTGCTCGCTGTTTCCTGAAGCTGTTGAATATTTAATCAGACAAACAGTGAACCTCCTGCAAGGCAGCGagcagggcacacacacacacaaacacacacacacacacacacacacacacacacctcacaacTCATTGAgtgtgctgtttttaaaaaggtccaTATATTATTTGGGGTTTTGGACTTCCTGTGCTGTCTTTGTCATTAAGGTAATATTCATCAGGTATTTTTGTCTCTGTGAAGTAGTGATGGACATTGAATCATTTGATCTGTAAAAACTTAAATTTCTTGAACAAAAGTCTGAATAATTTGAGGAAAAAAGTTaaatttgattaattgtgcagccctagttCATGGTGGTGAGTGCAACTGGTCCGTAGTCCTTCAGGCAGCTGATGGTGTTCTTCTTCGGTACTGGGATGACTGTGGAGGTCTTCAGGCAAGATGGAACGACGGCCTGGGAGAGAGACTGGTTAAAGATCTTGGTGAAGACCCCTGCCAGCTGGTCTGCAGTCTCTCAGTACCTGTCCTGGGACACCATCGGGATCCtctctgtgaccttcagcagctTCTCTTAGTGTTTGAGCAGAAATCTGAAACCATAGATACATTAATAGGATCTGGATAGTTTACATTAATAACAAGTGAATTATTCATCATGATGCATAACCTGCCTACACTACCTGCAGCTGATTGTACCTGTtgttccccccccccagttTGCATCGGCCGGCTGCCTGCTCTCTCTGCACCACAGCGAGAAGCCGGAGCACGAGGAGGTGTGTGAGTTCAGGCCGTACACCTGTCCCTGTCCCGGGGCCACCTGCAAGTGGCACGGAGCGCTGGAGGCCGTGATGCCCCACCTGATGCACGCTCACAAGTCCATCACcacactgcaggtacacacacacacacacacacacacacacacacacacacacacacacacacacacacacacacacacacacacacacacacacacacacacccgatGTGTCAATGAGACGACTGAACTTCATCACaacactgatgtgtgtgtgtgtgtgtgtgtgtgtgtccgtgtccgCAGGGCGAGGACATTGTGTTCCTGGCGACAGACATCAACCTGCCGGGCGCCGTGGACTGGGTGATGATGCAGTCGTGCTTCAGCCACCACTTCATGCTGGTGCTGGAGAAGCAGGAGAAGTACGAGGGCCACCAGCAGTTCTTCGCCGTCGTCCTCCTCATCGGCACCCGCAAGCAGGCCGAGAACTTCGCCTACCGGCTGGAGCTCAACGGGAACCGGCGGCGGCTCACCTGGGAGGCCACGCCGCGCTCCATCCACGACGGCGTGGCGGCCGCCATCATGAACAGCGACTGCCTGGTGTTCGACACGTCCATCGCTCACCTGTTCGCCGACAACGGGAACCTGGGCATCAACGTCACCATCTCCATGTGCTGAGGTAAAAACTGTAGAGACGATTTGATCGAGACAGACCTCGGACTGTAGGGCGTTCCTCACGACGGACGCTTAGTCGGAACGCCTTCGAAGAACGCGAACGTTTTTTTCCCGTGTTCACAATATTCTCCGCAGACTGAGAGCGTCGCTCCATAAAGACTGGATGATTTCATCAGAGCTGCAGAATTATACCAGCTGAAGCTCAGTGCAGAATATCTGTTTGATGAGGGAGAGAGCtgccaaaaatacaaatgaatacgGATTTtataaagttgtaaaatgccaTTGAATGTATAAAAAACGATAGAGAATATTCCTGCAACAAAGGATTAATGGATGAAATATGATAAGTTAATatctcagttttatttttagtatttaaatgtttttatcttattttatttgcattatttttgtcttttaccGTCAGTTTGGGTAAATACTCCTGggagaaatactttaaaatagataaatacattttcagataataacatttaaatgccaaaataaaaaaaagaatgaaataaaaaaaggaggaaatgaaaagataaatattaaatgtcactttttatttgttattatttttagtacattttatttggcaTATTTACTTGACAAGtaatttatgttgttgtttattttggcaGCTTTCGTCCTCCGTATTTTCCCGACCAGAGAAATCTTTTTTCTGTACCATGTCCTCCTGCTCTGTATGACCCATAAAAACTAACCCATGTGATCTGGATTTTATTCAACGTGTTTTAAACGATTTATAACGGGCcagttttcaaagtaaaagtcccaAAATTAGAGCTGAAGtgtgaaatattaaaagtgaGGCAGAATAATGTGAACACGTTCATCAGAGGGACGTTTGACTCGGTGATGAATCCTCAGATCTTCTTTATTCTCAGATGAAAACAGAGACTCTGTTTCAGCCGACAGCGCCTTAACTTTTCTAccaacctcttcctcctcctcttcctcctgaatCTAAACACTGACGGACGGACGGTTTCCTCTTTATGggtacaaataaaacacattcctGGTCTCTGTAAACCTTTTGTAGCCGCGGAGCAGAAGAGGAGCCGTCAGATGATACCTCAGAAACATCTGTAACCTCGCCGGGTTTCCTCTGAGTTTAACACGCCATAAAACACGGGTTTGAAGTCAGAGGTCTTATTCTGGAAACATGTTAACTCCACATTCAGAAGCAACACGTCTGCCCAGAGACTGTATTCAGGACCGTTTGGAGAATATGTAAAGGTCTTCGGGGGTCCAGATATAAAGGATGTTTGATTCAGTCTTATAAGAAGCGACCTGGTGCATGGATCGGTTCCTGTCGATTTGGAGAAGAGAGTGGTTCATGTATGAGCTAATTCATAGATAtgtaaaatgaatgtttcttactattgttgaaaaaaaatctaaataatttgAGGAATGTGCTGAAAAGTACGTTTCAGAatcatttggaaaatatatgAGGAACACACATTTGAGTTTGCTCTGAAGAATAAGGAAtacttaaaaaaactaaacgtTTCCTTAAACAGTTAATGAGGGAAATGTGATTCAGTGGGTAATAAAGGTTACACTATCAAAAAAGTGGTAATAGTTTATGAAGCTTCACTTGGGGTTAAATAATAGGAACAGATATTTGGTAATAAACATCTTCATATTCTATTTGTTGAGaaacaaaatattcagaaagaaatcaaatctgaTAAAAACCGGATCATACTCAAACTGAAACTGAAGAAGCTCCACTTTGGGTTGAATAATAGAAACGTGCTTTTTCTTGTTCCTGCTGTAATCTGGAAAACTTAATCACAACTATTCAGGTGTAGCTCAGCCAATGAGGTCGCTAAGTTACTGATTACTGTCTTAATTGGATGGGAGATGTTTGCCGTTTGTGTTAAAATTGtagacaaataaaatgtaactatTGCTCCGTTACATCTTAATGGATTAGTAATACTTAAATGAGAATATAAACCCAGAGGAAACACCGCTCTCTCTCTGATAATCGCCTCCACTTCACATCCCGCAGACTTTCTAccagatgttttaaaatattgtaaatgaaGTTAAGAcgacattatattttataaaaacgaAGAGACTGCGAcgtttattgtgtttgtgttcgaTATCGATGTACAGATGTCTTTaatttctttcatgtttctgaTGTTGTtaattctgctgctgctggaaatcCGTTCTTATTCATGAAAATACAAACtccaaaaatgatcatttttccacatttctgtattatttgAGCAGGGGTcagtctaaaccagtatcagggtctctgctcttACTGGGGGCGTGCGCCCTCCaaccaaaatgttaaagtggaaacaatctctctgtgggtcagaaagggtttactgagcccagagatatggagatggggtcagatgtccGGTCATCACTGCGTTTATCTGATTCTTTTTAATATTAAGTCAAAGCTTAAAGAAACCTGTGCACTTAAAACTaagaactaaaataaaactacGACTCCCAGAATTCACTTCACTAAGAAAACATCCAATCACAGAGCTTcaaactctgctgctgctttcaggAGCTATACAATGACTTAAAGCTAAAGAAACATTCAGCATTTAAATCTGAATTTGGTAAATAATAGTCCATCAATTAACTGCAATTAAAATATAACCCTttagttacatttatttgagatgtttacattagcTATAACTCTTCTACCTGATCAAAATAACTTGTGTAAGCTCTTTTCTGggataataaatataaagatgAGTTTCTCTTCTGATGATGCGAGGTTATTAACATTTGATCtgttcagtgtttctgtgaTGTTTCATAATAAACGGTTGCAGTTTGAG
This Eleginops maclovinus isolate JMC-PN-2008 ecotype Puerto Natales chromosome 11, JC_Emac_rtc_rv5, whole genome shotgun sequence DNA region includes the following protein-coding sequences:
- the siah2l gene encoding E3 ubiquitin-protein ligase Siah2 codes for the protein MSRPSSEGGGGKPGAVKHGGSGGAAAASAAAAVAAAAAAAAGVSSLPGPGSAAPSLTLGGLQSPELTALFECPVCFDYVLPPILQCQAGHLVCNACRQKLSCCPTCRGPLSPSIRNLAMEKVASTLPFPCKFASAGCLLSLHHSEKPEHEEVCEFRPYTCPCPGATCKWHGALEAVMPHLMHAHKSITTLQGEDIVFLATDINLPGAVDWVMMQSCFSHHFMLVLEKQEKYEGHQQFFAVVLLIGTRKQAENFAYRLELNGNRRRLTWEATPRSIHDGVAAAIMNSDCLVFDTSIAHLFADNGNLGINVTISMC